GCGCGGGCGATGCTGGACGTGGTGGCGGCGGAGGCCGGGCGGGCGGGGACACAGCCGACCCGCGCTGCTTCAGGGGCGTAGGAGCCGCGCTTTCGCGGGCCAACGTGGAGGCGCCCCGGCTGGATTGCTCCGGCCGGGGCGCTCTCGCGCAGTCTCTGCCCTGGCGGTGTGCCCCGAACCCGGGGACCTTACGGCTGGAACCGGTATCCCGCCTTCCACACCGTGAGGATGTGGCGGGGGTGCTCGGGGTCCGGCTCCAGCTTCTGGCGCAGCTCGGACACGTGCGAGTCGATGGTGCGGGTGAGGACGCTCCCGCGGTGCCCCCACACCGTCTGCAGGAGCTGGTGCCGGGTCGCTACCTTCCCTTCCAGGCGTACGAGCGCCAGGAGCAGGTCGAAGGCCCGCGGCGTGAGCGAGACCTCCACCCCCGCCCGGGTGACGCTGCGCGCCGCGGGGTCCACCCGCACGTCGCCGAACTGGAACGCGGCATCGGCGGCGGGCTCCTCGGGGGCGGCGCGGGACCGGGCGCGGCGCAGCAGGGCGCTCACGCGCTCCAGCAGCTCCATGAGGCCGAAGGGCTTGGTGACGTACTGGTCCGCGTCGAGGCGGAAGGCCCGCACCTTGTCCGTCTCCTCGCCCCGCGCGGTCAGCATGATGACCGGCGCCTGGAGCCCGTCCGCGCGCAGGGTGCGCAGCACCTGGAACCCGTCCATCCGCGGGAGCATGACGTCCAGGATGATCAGGTCGGGGCTCCCCTCCCGCGCCGCGGCGATCCCGGCCGGCCCGTCCTCGGCCACCGCCACCTCG
The Longimicrobiaceae bacterium DNA segment above includes these coding regions:
- a CDS encoding response regulator transcription factor, coding for MARILVVEDNPELAAGIRYNLELEGHEVAVAEDGPAGIAAAREGSPDLIILDVMLPRMDGFQVLRTLRADGLQAPVIMLTARGEETDKVRAFRLDADQYVTKPFGLMELLERVSALLRRARSRAAPEEPAADAAFQFGDVRVDPAARSVTRAGVEVSLTPRAFDLLLALVRLEGKVATRHQLLQTVWGHRGSVLTRTIDSHVSELRQKLEPDPEHPRHILTVWKAGYRFQP